In Tachysurus fulvidraco isolate hzauxx_2018 chromosome 11, HZAU_PFXX_2.0, whole genome shotgun sequence, one DNA window encodes the following:
- the hic1 gene encoding hypermethylated in cancer 1 protein isoform X2, producing MLDAMEVPTHARHLLLQLNTQRTKGFLCDVIIVVQNALFRAHKNILAASSLYLKSLVVHDNLINLDHEMVSPGVFRVILDYIYTGRLSEGDPTSPTEPNIGAVLAAASYLQLLDLVALCKKKLKRNGKYHLRPTSGFLPYTKMSPSGVMGGRLRVSTPVIQPCFPGGVMNTQRGPSLEDLPPHSLAPHPGELYAPVPTQGQQPYHSQATLPPQPGLRLQSTDRNCSPLYGLDLSKKSPNSQQHSTHPHLSHLNEEPEGELSHRTSPLLSPTDGSGKMEAVHHTASLTSRSFPLLNQLPQIPRFQRPSSQGQEAYPCPPSPEPTEESGDRSRDGSNIYRWVKNEPYSVEDEDEDDDEDDSGGMGEQDKDTHHQHLNHHKNSEEKNLSEVGYDRPVTCDGEDENGTGSEETGSSEGRPSPPGPRGRYHMPYEPESFGDNLYVCIPCGKGFPSSEQLNAHVETHAEEDLNNVGELENPSSNGTDKPTSTNGPTNLNSPGTLHSTYPDSKLGQNVHQMGIAEMIRPYRCASCDKTYKDPATLRQHEKTHWLTRPYPCSICGKKFTQRGTMTRHMRSHLGLKPFACDACGMRFTRQYRLTEHMRIHSGEKPYECQVCGGKFAQQRNLISHMKMHSSGGNGGGFISDGKLKMDFSEGIFPLSKYAAERLCLKQENASELLAQASQQLLADAKAMESLYPLSKLTAEHLGLTHEKMDVLPLPPASQQLPVEARTIDRYSPS from the coding sequence ATGCTGGATGCCATGGAAGTCCCAACTCATGCTAGGCACCTCCTCTTGCAACTGAACACGCAACGCACCAAAGGCTTCTTGTGCGATGTCATCATAGTGGTGCAAAATGCTCTATTTCGTGCTCATAAGAACATTCTGGCTGCCAGCAGCCTTTACCTTAAATCCCTTGTTGTCCATGACAACCTCATCAACCTGGACCACGAGATGGTGAGTCCAGGTGTTTTTAGAGTCATCCTTGACTACATATACACAGGACGTTTAAGTGAAGGTGACCCCACCTCTCCCACAGAGCCAAACATAGGTGCAGTGCTGGCAGCTGCTAGCTATTTGCAGCTGCTGGACTTGGTAGCCCTGTgcaaaaaaaagctaaaaagaaATGGGAAATACCACTTACGACCCACGTCTGGGTTTCTGCCTTACACTAAAATGAGCCCCAGTGGAGTCATGGGGGGAAGGCTGCGAGTGTCCACTCCAGTAATTCAGCCCTGCTTCCCTGGTGGGGTGATGAACACACAACGAGGCCCATCATTGGAGGATCTACCACCCCATTCCCTGGCCCCCCATCCAGGAGAGCTTTATGCACCAGTCCCTACACAGGGCCAGCAGCCTTACCATTCTCAAGCAACCCTGCCTCCACAACCAGGTCTACGTTTGCAGTCTACAGATAGAAACTGCTCACCCTTATATGGCCTAGACCTGTCCAAGAAGAGCCCTAACTCACAGCAGCATTCtacccatcctcatctgagtCACCTTAACGAGGAGCCAGAGGGTGAACTAAGTCACCGCACAAGCCCTCTTCTTAGTCCTACCGATGGCTCAGGGAAAATGGAGGCTGTGCACCACACTGCCTCTCTAACATCACGGTCTTTTCCCCTCCTCAACCAACTGCCCCAAATCCCTCGTTTTCAGCGTCCAAGTTCCCAGGGCCAGGAGGCTTACCCATGCCCCCCAAGCCCCGAGCCAACAGAAGAATCGGGAGACCGCAGCAGGGACGGTTCCAACATTTACCGCTGGGTAAAAAATGAGCCCTACAGTgtggaagatgaagatgaagatgacgatgaGGATGATAGTGGGGGCATGGGTGAGCAGGATAAagacacacaccaccaacatttGAATCATCACAAAAACAGTGAAGAGAAGAACCTTAGTGAGGTCGGCTATGACAGGCCAGTAACCTGTGATGGAGAGGATGAGAATGGGACAGGAAGTGAGGAAACAGGCAGCAGTGAAGGCAGGCCATCTCCCCCTGGTCCCCGCGGGAGGTATCATATGCCTTATGAGCCTGAGAGTTTTGGAGATAACCTTTATGTGTGCATCCCATGTGGCAAAGGGTTTCCTAGCTCTGAACAGCTCAATGCCCATGTGGAAACTCACGCAGAAGAGGATCTCAACAATGTTGGAGAGCTAGAAAACCCAAGCAGCAATGGCACTGACAAACCCACCAGCACCAATGGACCCACAAACCTGAACAGCCCCGGCACCCTCCACAGCACCTACCCGGACAGTAAATTAGGGCAGAACGTACATCAAATGGGCATTGCAGAAATGATTCGCCCATATCGCTGTGCCTCCTGTGATAAAACTTATAAAGATCCAGCCACCCTAAGACAGCACGAGAAGACCCACTGGCTGACCCGCCCTTACCCATGCAGCATCTGTGGCAAAAAATTCACCCAGCGTGGAACCATGACCCGCCACATGCGTAGCCACCTGGGATTGAAGCCTTTTGCCTGTGATGCCTGTGGCATGCGCTTCACTAGGCAGTACAGGCTCACTGAGCATATGCGCATTCACTCTGGTGAAAAGCCATATGAGTGCCAGGTGTGTGGTGGCAAATTTGCCCAGCAGCGTAACCTCATTAGTCACATGAAGATGCACAGCAGTGGAGGGAATGGTGGGGGATTCATATCTGATGGCAAGCTAAAGATGGACTTCTCTGAAGGCATCTTTCCCCTAAGTAAGTATGCAGCCGAGCGTCTTTGCCTGAAACAGGAGAACGCCTCAGAGCTTCTCGCTCAGGCCTCTCAGCAGTTACTGGCAGATGCCAAGGCTATGGAGAGCCTTTATCCACTGTCCAAACTGACTGCAGAGCACCTAGGCCTCACTCATGAAAAGATGGATGTCCTACCACTGCCACCTGCCTCTCAACAGCTACCTGTAGAGGCACGCACCATTGACCGTTACTCCCCCAGCTAG
- the hic1 gene encoding hypermethylated in cancer 1 protein isoform X1 — protein MIITGDSERMAEDLGYPGGGLKTMLDAMEVPTHARHLLLQLNTQRTKGFLCDVIIVVQNALFRAHKNILAASSLYLKSLVVHDNLINLDHEMVSPGVFRVILDYIYTGRLSEGDPTSPTEPNIGAVLAAASYLQLLDLVALCKKKLKRNGKYHLRPTSGFLPYTKMSPSGVMGGRLRVSTPVIQPCFPGGVMNTQRGPSLEDLPPHSLAPHPGELYAPVPTQGQQPYHSQATLPPQPGLRLQSTDRNCSPLYGLDLSKKSPNSQQHSTHPHLSHLNEEPEGELSHRTSPLLSPTDGSGKMEAVHHTASLTSRSFPLLNQLPQIPRFQRPSSQGQEAYPCPPSPEPTEESGDRSRDGSNIYRWVKNEPYSVEDEDEDDDEDDSGGMGEQDKDTHHQHLNHHKNSEEKNLSEVGYDRPVTCDGEDENGTGSEETGSSEGRPSPPGPRGRYHMPYEPESFGDNLYVCIPCGKGFPSSEQLNAHVETHAEEDLNNVGELENPSSNGTDKPTSTNGPTNLNSPGTLHSTYPDSKLGQNVHQMGIAEMIRPYRCASCDKTYKDPATLRQHEKTHWLTRPYPCSICGKKFTQRGTMTRHMRSHLGLKPFACDACGMRFTRQYRLTEHMRIHSGEKPYECQVCGGKFAQQRNLISHMKMHSSGGNGGGFISDGKLKMDFSEGIFPLSKYAAERLCLKQENASELLAQASQQLLADAKAMESLYPLSKLTAEHLGLTHEKMDVLPLPPASQQLPVEARTIDRYSPS, from the exons ATGATCATTACCGGAGACTCAGAGCGGATGGCAGAAGATCTCGGGTATCCAG GTGGTGGACTGAAGACAATGCTGGATGCCATGGAAGTCCCAACTCATGCTAGGCACCTCCTCTTGCAACTGAACACGCAACGCACCAAAGGCTTCTTGTGCGATGTCATCATAGTGGTGCAAAATGCTCTATTTCGTGCTCATAAGAACATTCTGGCTGCCAGCAGCCTTTACCTTAAATCCCTTGTTGTCCATGACAACCTCATCAACCTGGACCACGAGATGGTGAGTCCAGGTGTTTTTAGAGTCATCCTTGACTACATATACACAGGACGTTTAAGTGAAGGTGACCCCACCTCTCCCACAGAGCCAAACATAGGTGCAGTGCTGGCAGCTGCTAGCTATTTGCAGCTGCTGGACTTGGTAGCCCTGTgcaaaaaaaagctaaaaagaaATGGGAAATACCACTTACGACCCACGTCTGGGTTTCTGCCTTACACTAAAATGAGCCCCAGTGGAGTCATGGGGGGAAGGCTGCGAGTGTCCACTCCAGTAATTCAGCCCTGCTTCCCTGGTGGGGTGATGAACACACAACGAGGCCCATCATTGGAGGATCTACCACCCCATTCCCTGGCCCCCCATCCAGGAGAGCTTTATGCACCAGTCCCTACACAGGGCCAGCAGCCTTACCATTCTCAAGCAACCCTGCCTCCACAACCAGGTCTACGTTTGCAGTCTACAGATAGAAACTGCTCACCCTTATATGGCCTAGACCTGTCCAAGAAGAGCCCTAACTCACAGCAGCATTCtacccatcctcatctgagtCACCTTAACGAGGAGCCAGAGGGTGAACTAAGTCACCGCACAAGCCCTCTTCTTAGTCCTACCGATGGCTCAGGGAAAATGGAGGCTGTGCACCACACTGCCTCTCTAACATCACGGTCTTTTCCCCTCCTCAACCAACTGCCCCAAATCCCTCGTTTTCAGCGTCCAAGTTCCCAGGGCCAGGAGGCTTACCCATGCCCCCCAAGCCCCGAGCCAACAGAAGAATCGGGAGACCGCAGCAGGGACGGTTCCAACATTTACCGCTGGGTAAAAAATGAGCCCTACAGTgtggaagatgaagatgaagatgacgatgaGGATGATAGTGGGGGCATGGGTGAGCAGGATAAagacacacaccaccaacatttGAATCATCACAAAAACAGTGAAGAGAAGAACCTTAGTGAGGTCGGCTATGACAGGCCAGTAACCTGTGATGGAGAGGATGAGAATGGGACAGGAAGTGAGGAAACAGGCAGCAGTGAAGGCAGGCCATCTCCCCCTGGTCCCCGCGGGAGGTATCATATGCCTTATGAGCCTGAGAGTTTTGGAGATAACCTTTATGTGTGCATCCCATGTGGCAAAGGGTTTCCTAGCTCTGAACAGCTCAATGCCCATGTGGAAACTCACGCAGAAGAGGATCTCAACAATGTTGGAGAGCTAGAAAACCCAAGCAGCAATGGCACTGACAAACCCACCAGCACCAATGGACCCACAAACCTGAACAGCCCCGGCACCCTCCACAGCACCTACCCGGACAGTAAATTAGGGCAGAACGTACATCAAATGGGCATTGCAGAAATGATTCGCCCATATCGCTGTGCCTCCTGTGATAAAACTTATAAAGATCCAGCCACCCTAAGACAGCACGAGAAGACCCACTGGCTGACCCGCCCTTACCCATGCAGCATCTGTGGCAAAAAATTCACCCAGCGTGGAACCATGACCCGCCACATGCGTAGCCACCTGGGATTGAAGCCTTTTGCCTGTGATGCCTGTGGCATGCGCTTCACTAGGCAGTACAGGCTCACTGAGCATATGCGCATTCACTCTGGTGAAAAGCCATATGAGTGCCAGGTGTGTGGTGGCAAATTTGCCCAGCAGCGTAACCTCATTAGTCACATGAAGATGCACAGCAGTGGAGGGAATGGTGGGGGATTCATATCTGATGGCAAGCTAAAGATGGACTTCTCTGAAGGCATCTTTCCCCTAAGTAAGTATGCAGCCGAGCGTCTTTGCCTGAAACAGGAGAACGCCTCAGAGCTTCTCGCTCAGGCCTCTCAGCAGTTACTGGCAGATGCCAAGGCTATGGAGAGCCTTTATCCACTGTCCAAACTGACTGCAGAGCACCTAGGCCTCACTCATGAAAAGATGGATGTCCTACCACTGCCACCTGCCTCTCAACAGCTACCTGTAGAGGCACGCACCATTGACCGTTACTCCCCCAGCTAG